The sequence TCGACCAGACTCGTAACCCCAGGAAACGTGTCGCATATGCCATCCGCTGCATGATGCTCGAGCTGGAGTCCGCACGCCTGCAGCTGGAAGTGAGCGCATGGTTGAACCGCTGGATCCTGGACCACAGCGCCGCGAGTGCCATCGATATCTACCTGGAAGCCATGCACTTTGCCGTCCGATCGCGGCGGAAAGAGTGGTGGGCCCAGAAAGCAACGAGCTACATCTTCTACGCTGACCAGGTCCTCGACCTGGTCCCCAACTCACGCATGATCTACATGTTGCGCAATCCGTACGATCTCGCGGCCTCGAAGAAACAACGAGATCCGGGTATCGACAGAATCTGGGCGCATTCGGTGAGCTGGTACAAAGGACTCAGGAAGGCGCTCGCCTTGCAAGAGCGGCACCCGGCGCGGTTTCGTATCGTACGTTACGAAGATCTCGTGCTCGCACCCGAGACGACAATGCGCACCCTGTGCAATTTTCTTGGCGTCGCG is a genomic window of Acidobacteriota bacterium containing:
- a CDS encoding sulfotransferase, with amino-acid sequence MGDDAKNAVPGPVYICGRQHSGNTVLALALGRLPPFLALPQDLPYFEHLELIDQTRNPRKRVAYAIRCMMLELESARLQLEVSAWLNRWILDHSAASAIDIYLEAMHFAVRSRRKEWWAQKATSYIFYADQVLDLVPNSRMIYMLRNPYDLAASKKQRDPGIDRIWAHSVSWYKGLRKALALQERHPARFRIVRYEDLVLAPETTMRTLCNFLGVAFDPQCLDVPHINRAEKPHVWTVDADATYGLSRSRVFYYPSHLAQPEMAALDQLSSRRLLHEFYPNLPHQT